One stretch of Armigeres subalbatus isolate Guangzhou_Male chromosome 2, GZ_Asu_2, whole genome shotgun sequence DNA includes these proteins:
- the LOC134214289 gene encoding vacuolar protein sorting-associated protein 29 produces MLVLVLGDLHIPQRCSSLPAKFKKLLVPGRIHHILCTGNLCSKESFDYLKTLANDVHIVRGDFDENMNYPEQKVVTVGQFRVGLTHGHQVVPWGDPEALALIQRQLDVDILISGHTHKFEAYEHENKFYINPGSATGSYSALDSSVIPSFVLMDIQSTTVVTYVYQLVGDDVKVERIEYKKN; encoded by the coding sequence ATGCTGGTGCTAGTATTAGGCGATCTACACATTCCGCAGCGGTGCAGCAGCTTGCCGGCCAAGTTCAAGAAACTGCTGGTTCCAGGTCGCATTCACCACATCCTCTGCACAGGAAATTTGTGCAGCAAAGAATCGTTCGACTATCTGAAAACCTTGGCCAACGATGTTCACATCGTTCGGGGTGATTTCGACGAGAACATGAACTACCCAGAACAGAAGGTCGTAACGGTGGGTCAGTTTCGGGTGGGCTTGACTCATGGCCATCAGGTGGTACCGTGGGGCGATCCGGAAGCCTTGGCACTGATCCAACGGCAGTTGGACGTGGACATACTGATCTCGGGGCACACTCACAAGTTTGAAGCGTACGAGCATGAGAACAAGTTCTACATCAATCCCGGCTCGGCTACGGGATCGTACTCGGCGCTGGATTCGTCTGTCATTCCGTCTTTTGTGCTGATGGATATCCAGAGCACGACCGTCGTGACGTACGTCTATCAGCTCGTCGGGGACGATGTCAAAGTAGAGCGAATTGAGTATAAGAAAAATTAA